Sequence from the Bacteroidota bacterium genome:
AGCTATAGCTACGGAAATAATTTTTAACGACAAAAAAGGGAAATAGAAATGATTTATATCGGGTGTTTTGATGTTAATTTGGTATAAAAGCACAGTTATCCTGTAGCACTTATTGTTTTTAATAATTTTGGATTCGAAATTTCAATGCCGTTGCTGAGTATTTTAATAATCCTATCTTTTTTGAGTTCAGAGAGAATCCTTACAGCACTTTCTGTTGACATTGCTGCGAGTTCAGCAATATCTTTACGTGTGATTTTTGATTGAATAATTTTACCTTCAAAAACATCTTCCCATAGATAGAGTAATACATCTGCAATTTTTCCGTGTGATTGTTTGTTGGCAATACACGATAGGCGGTTTAGATGCCATTCTGTTATTCGGCAATACCATTTATGAATTTCATGTGCAAACATTTGGTTGCTTGCTATAATCTCTTTTAATAGCTTTGTCTCGATATGATAAATTGTTGATTTTGTTATTGCTGAACCGGAAAACTGATAAATATTACTGCCATATAAAGATGATAGTCCGATAAAATCAAAAGGTTTTATTATTTTAAAATTGAACCCCCGTTGTGTTATTCCTTCAAGATAATTTTTTGTTAGTCCGTTGGTTAGTAACATTATGTACGAAGTAATAGCTCCTTGCTTGCAAATAATTTCGCCTTTATTAAATGAAATTTTAACTTTTGTAATACTTTCAATTTCTTCATTATTAAGATGAAGACTTGAAAGCCAATTATGTGTTTTTTCTAATTCTGAGTCAACTTCTTTTTTTTCATTACTTGAACTTATATTTTGAATTGTTCGCTTTAACTTTCTAAAAACTAAATAGTTGCTAATTTTTTCACTAATATTTTTTAATAGTTTTTTTTCGTTTTCAATAAAAATACCTTTATCCGAACGAACATTCTTGATGTAAAAAACATTTATTTCTCCAAGTTTAACATCCTTATCCTGAATATTCGAACTAAGTTTTAATTCAGTTTTTTTGAAATTTTTGGATGTAATTTCTTGATTATCAAAAATTATTTGAACGGTACATATTTTAGAGAATCTAAAACCATTAGGGATAATATCAACAAGTTTTTGAAAAATATCAACTAAACTACTTTCAAAGTCATTTAAGATTTTATCAATATTGTAATAGAGGTATAACTCTTTGCTTTGTTTATCAAGTTTTTCTTGTAAGGAAATTATTTTTTGCTCTTTTACAGACATAAAAAAATGGAATAGTTATATTTTAATTATGCAACAAATATATCATTTTTATTGAATTTATCGTGATTTTTAATAGGCTTTAAAACAATACCTTTGTTTTTTTTACCATCAATTACTATTTTAGCAGGAGAAGAAAATTTAATATGTCTTAAGTATTTTCCTTCAAAAACAGCTTTTTGTTTCGATAGGTATTCAAGGTTATAAAATCCATCATTAATATATGGATTGATAGTGAAATATCCAACACCAAAGGATGTTAGATTTTGAAAGAAATGTGTTCCTTGACTTGGGTCAATACGATAGTTTTTAAGTCCTGATTCAATTATTAGCCTTGCTTGTGAAATTTGTGTCCAATTTACAGGAATGCCTAACCACGGATCGCTAGATCCCCATCTTCCAGGTCCAATAAGAATGTAATTTTTGTTTTCTTTGATAAATTTGTTGTTTATCATTTCTACTTCATTACTAATGTTTTTGCTTTCAGCAGCATTAAATAATTCAGGATTTACATAAACAATATCTGTAATATTTTCTATAATACCATTTCCAAGAGCTGTTTCTGATGAAATAATTATGTTCTCTTGTTTAATGTTTTCAATATCAATATCCAGATGTTCGGCTAATTCAACAATAGGTCTTATTTGTAAAAATGAAAATATTGCAGGGCTACCCTTAGGTGTGTCTAAATATACTGCAAATTCAATTTCAACAGGATTATTCATTTCTTTTTCACCTATTTTTAACAACTCTTTTAAAATATCGCTAAGTGGAAAAATATTATGATTCAGAATATTCGAAAATGTTATTAGTTTTTTCCCTTCATAATTTATTCCATTTCGAATTATATTATTTTGAAAATCATAGGTTGAGGCAACAAATCTTAAACTGCTGTCATTTTCTGCATCTTTTATTTTAAGTTTTTTTATATTAATTCCGTCATTTAGTGAAGGCTTAAAGCTATCAGTATCAAGGTCAAGAGCATAAAAATCTTTTTGTGTTTCTTTTAAAGTATTTTGGGTAGAAGACAATTGAAGTATTTTTTTAGGGTATTTCGGAGAAAATCTTAATGACATTCCTCCGTCAACAATATATTTGCCTAAACCTAGAGCAATACTAGCTATGCCATCTTTGGGTTTTTCTAATTCAATTGGATAAAAATTTATTGACCTTGCTACTCCTGAAATCGTGGGATAAAAAATGTTGTTATATCTTTTTCCACAAACTTCCTGTAAAATAATAGCCATTTTTTCTTCATCAATAATATTTTTTGTTGCAAGCATATAGGCTTTACTCTCTTTATAATACACCGATGCATAAACGCTTTTTATTGCATTTTCTAGT
This genomic interval carries:
- a CDS encoding Crp/Fnr family transcriptional regulator, producing MSVKEQKIISLQEKLDKQSKELYLYYNIDKILNDFESSLVDIFQKLVDIIPNGFRFSKICTVQIIFDNQEITSKNFKKTELKLSSNIQDKDVKLGEINVFYIKNVRSDKGIFIENEKKLLKNISEKISNYLVFRKLKRTIQNISSSNEKKEVDSELEKTHNWLSSLHLNNEEIESITKVKISFNKGEIICKQGAITSYIMLLTNGLTKNYLEGITQRGFNFKIIKPFDFIGLSSLYGSNIYQFSGSAITKSTIYHIETKLLKEIIASNQMFAHEIHKWYCRITEWHLNRLSCIANKQSHGKIADVLLYLWEDVFEGKIIQSKITRKDIAELAAMSTESAVRILSELKKDRIIKILSNGIEISNPKLLKTISATG